The Acidipropionibacterium virtanenii DNA segment ACTTTACCTCCGGCCCGATTCGTGGTCAAACCGGGCCGGATTCAGTCAATTCTTCTTGGAATTGTGATTCGGATGCTTGCCTGAATGCGACCGGTTCGGGCGCCCCTTGTGGGAGGACCGGTCCCCGCCATCGGCTGGAGCCTGGGAGTCCACCGGTTCGGTGTGACGGTGGTAACCACGGCCACCGCACTCCTGGCACTCCTCGGTGAAGGCCTCGGCCAAACCTGTGCCGATCTTCTTGCGCGTCATCTGGACCAGGCCCAGAGACGTCACCTCGGAGACCTGGTGACGGGTCCGGTCCCGGCCCAGGCATTCCACCAGCCGGCGCACGAGCAGCTCCCGGTTGGCGGGCAGCACCATGTCGATGAAGTCGACGACGATGATGCCGCCGATATCGCGCAGCCTGAGCTGCCGGACGATCTCCTCGGCCGCCTCCAGGTTGTTGGCGGTGACCGTGGCCTCCAGGTTGCCGGCGGTTCCGGTGAACTTTCCGGTGTTGACATCGATGACCGTCATCGCTTCGGTCCGGTCGATGACCAGGGATCCGCCCGAGGGCAGGAAGACCTTCCGCTCCAACGCCTTGGCGATCGCCTCATCGACGCGGTACTCCGCGAACGGGTCGCCCTGGGACTCCGTGTCCCACCGGGTCAGCCGGTCGCCCAGATCGGGAGCGACGTGATCGATGTAGTCCTTGATGGTCTCGTACGCGTCATCGGGGCCGCCGTTGCCGGCCACCACGAGTTCGGTGAAATCAGCGGTGAACAGATCCCGGATGATCCTCACCGTCAGATCGGGCTCGGCGTACAGCAGCACCGGGGCATGGGCCGATCCGGCCTTCCTCTCGATGCCCTCCCACTGCGCCTTCAGTCGGCTGATGTCGCGGACCAGATCCTCCTCGGACGTCCCCTCGGCCGCAGTCCGCACGATGACCGATGCATCCGACGGGATGTTCTCGTCGATGACCCTCTTGAGCCGCTTGCGCTCCGTGTCGGCGAGCTTGCGGGAGATCCCCGACAGGTGGCCGCCCGGCGAGTAGACGATGTAGCGTCCCGGGATCGAGATGTGGCTGGTCAGACGCGCGCCCTTGGCTCCGACGGGATCCTTGGAGACCTGGACCAGCACCTGGTCGCCGGACTTCAGCACCTGCTCGATGCGCTTGTGCTCCCCCTCCTTGCCGAAGTGGTTCCAGTCCACCTCGCCCGCGTAGAGGACGGCGTTGCGCCCCCGTCCGATGTCGATGAACGCGGCCTCCATCGACGGGAGCACGTTCTGCACCTTGCCGAGGTAGACGTTGCCGATCGAGGAGGCGGCCGAGCTGCGGTCGACGTAGTGCTCGACGAGGACCCCGTCCTCCAGCACCGCCAACTGGGAGTACTCGTCGGACTGGCGCACCACCATGCGGCGCTCCACCGACTCCCGACGTGCCAGGAACTCCGCCTCGGTGAGGACGGCGCTGCGACGGCGGCCTGCGGCACGGCCCTCGCGACGGCGCTGCTTCTTGGCCTCCATCCGGGTCGAACCCTCGATCCCGGTCACCTCATCGGTCACCGAGTGGCGCGGGCGCGGTTCGCGGACCTTGACGACGACGTCGCTGGGATCGTCCTCGGACCCCGAGGTGTCCTCCCCGCGACGACGGCGACGGCGGCGACGACGACGGGTCGCACCGCCGTCCTCAGCCCCCTCTCCATCAGTCCCGTGACCGTCATCGGAGTTCTTCTCGCCGGACTCCTTCTCGTCGGAGTCCCTGTCCTGCGACCTCCTGTCACCGGCCTCCTCCGAGTCCTCGGACTCCGAGGAGGAGTCCTCCTCACCGTTCTCGGCGGCGTCCCCGCGACGGCGACGACGCCCGCCGCGACGACGACGCCGACGGGCGGCATGGGAGTCCTCCTCGGGCTCCTGATCCTCGGAGTCGTCGGTGGAGGCGGCGGCCGTCTCATCGGCGGGCTCCTCCTTGCGACCCTCGTCCGCGTGGTCGCCCTCGGCGGCCGCGGGGTGCTTCTCATCGGAGTCCACCCGCTCCGCCTTGTCAGTCCGAGTGCTCGAACCGGTGGTCCGGCGGCGACGGCGCTTCACCGGGGTCTCCTCGCCGCCGATCTCAGCGGCGAGGGAGTCCAGGATGTCGGTGGCCGATCCGGCCTCGGCGGCGTCGAACGGATTGGCCAGGGTGCCCTCGACTCCGCGCCCCTTCTCGGCCGCCTCTCTGGCGGCCCTGTCGAGAGCGGCCTCGATCGTGTCGGCGTCGGAGAACTTCGGGGTGTCGGCACCCTCTCCGCCCTCGGGGGCAGCCGCCTTCGCCCGTCCGCGGCCGGTGGTCCGACGCGAGGATGTCCCTGTGGTGGCCC contains these protein-coding regions:
- a CDS encoding Rne/Rng family ribonuclease, coding for MVQDTSENSIFNDDGKEPEAPVTRRRHRAASRPAGAPAATTASTPVTKVVTTAAGSGGSVITADTDASDLPRPPVGRRRSTRTAASSAKESGATKAPTASGKAAPVAEPKTTAEPEAAAEGAEEPARTTRRRSARATTGTSSRRTTGRGRAKAAAPEGGEGADTPKFSDADTIEAALDRAAREAAEKGRGVEGTLANPFDAAEAGSATDILDSLAAEIGGEETPVKRRRRRTTGSSTRTDKAERVDSDEKHPAAAEGDHADEGRKEEPADETAAASTDDSEDQEPEEDSHAARRRRRRGGRRRRRGDAAENGEEDSSSESEDSEEAGDRRSQDRDSDEKESGEKNSDDGHGTDGEGAEDGGATRRRRRRRRRRGEDTSGSEDDPSDVVVKVREPRPRHSVTDEVTGIEGSTRMEAKKQRRREGRAAGRRRSAVLTEAEFLARRESVERRMVVRQSDEYSQLAVLEDGVLVEHYVDRSSAASSIGNVYLGKVQNVLPSMEAAFIDIGRGRNAVLYAGEVDWNHFGKEGEHKRIEQVLKSGDQVLVQVSKDPVGAKGARLTSHISIPGRYIVYSPGGHLSGISRKLADTERKRLKRVIDENIPSDASVIVRTAAEGTSEEDLVRDISRLKAQWEGIERKAGSAHAPVLLYAEPDLTVRIIRDLFTADFTELVVAGNGGPDDAYETIKDYIDHVAPDLGDRLTRWDTESQGDPFAEYRVDEAIAKALERKVFLPSGGSLVIDRTEAMTVIDVNTGKFTGTAGNLEATVTANNLEAAEEIVRQLRLRDIGGIIVVDFIDMVLPANRELLVRRLVECLGRDRTRHQVSEVTSLGLVQMTRKKIGTGLAEAFTEECQECGGRGYHRHTEPVDSQAPADGGDRSSHKGRPNRSHSGKHPNHNSKKN